gagatcaagcctggacccagtaggattcctgtgttagttagtaaaataaggaatcgaacacggtcagcttgtggggtgaatcgatctaatctgttaactgtaccttgtataactcagaatacaacagagaccagtgtaaacttcataaagctagctgtactaaatgttagatctctgtccaacaagtcactgttagttaatgacttcatcatttctcacagtttagattttctttttctgacagaaacatggttaacagaagacacaagtgctacagttcttaatgaaacagcaccccctcattttagtttcatgaataaatgtcgaaacgggaggaaagggggaggagaagctgccttatttaaagattcattccagtgtaaagaaatgtcatttggtgattttacttcttttgaatatcttagttttattttaaggggcattcctaaaatcctatttctaatcatctacagacgtccaggacactgtgtaaattttattgatgaattttctgaattattgtcggttatctctactgattttaaccatttcatcttaactggggattttaacattcacatagataacatgacggatggtaatgtcaaggaattttgttccatattggacatgtttggtttgtggcaacatgttaaacaaccgacccacattcgaggtcacattctggacctggttatttcaaagggtgttgatatttcttctgttgcggtcactgacttggccttgtctgaccatttttgtattttgtttgatttactgatcactcagaatgttcaaccaacctgcttctccgttaggaagaggtacattaatgaaagaacaagtgctaagtttgtggaggccatagctatgttaccaacaaccagtgcagagtcagttgatggactcctggataatttcaatctgaaaatcttgaatgtaatggatgctgttgcaccgataagaatcaagagcaacttgagcaaacagaaaacaccatggagaaacacccctgtggttaccagcctaaaaagagaatgcagaaaaactgagcggaaatggcggaaaaataaacttcaaatttactatgagctgtacaaacaaagcctgcgtaactataacaatgagttgtgcaaggccagagagctgcatttatctgaaatgattaacaggaatgtcaacaattctcgcactctgtttgctatgattgaaaaacttacaaatcctcctaaacagataagcccagagctcctttccactgagaaatgcaaccaatttgcaaacttttttagccaaaaaattaaaacaattaggcaaaatattaattccacacagtcaaacaagaaaattagtctgtgtctaaaacccggaaataattctgatgtcatgtcacaatttaaaatggtgaatttaaaagtcctacaagaaacagtttggcatttgaaatcaacaacatgcactctggacatgataccatccgactttttaaaaacagtttttacctcagtagaaagtgatctcctactgatagttaacagctcactggcatcaggcattttcccaagtcactaaagatagctgctattaagccactcctaaagaaaaggactctagacgcctctataatgaacaactatagacctgtctctaacctctcttttatttccaagattattgaaaaagttgtatttcaccagcttcatgactttttaaatgaaagtggaaatcttgataaatttcagtccggcttccgacctcatcacagcactgaaacagctctggtcaaagtgttaaatgacattaggttgaataccgattctggtcaagtatcagtcctggttctgttggatctcagtgctgcgtttgatactgtagatcacagaatcctgttgcacaggctggaaaactgggttggactttctggagcggtccttaactggttcaggtcctatttagaaggccggagttattttgttacgatcggcagctatgaatccgagcgagtggccatgacttgtggagtcccccaggggtcagtccttggacctcttctgttcaacttgtatatgctccctttgggtaaaatattacaaaactatagcattagttatcaaagttatgcagatgatacacaactttatgtgtctctgtcaccagatgactgcagtccaatagacttaatgtgtcagtgtctggagcaaataaacacctggatgagggagaatttcctacaattaaatgaagataaaactgagattattctgtttggtagcaaagagaagagggtcagcattggcaaacacctggagactcgggctcttaaaattaccaaccaagttcgtaacctgggagtgttgatagactcagatctgactttcagcagccatatcaaagctgttactaagaagctttttaccagctcagaaacatcaacagaattaaaagtttagtctcccagaaagaccaagagaaactcatccatgcattcatctccagtagactggattactgtaatggtcttttaacaggacttcctaaaaagagcattaaacatctgcagctcatccagaacgctgctgctagagttttaaccaggactaagagatctgaacacatcacaccagttttaaaatctttacactggcttccagtcagtcacagaatagattttaaaacccttctgatcatttacaaatcccagaatggtttaggcccagaatacatctgtgatatgttcagagaatataaacctagcagagctcttagatccaaagactctggtcaactagtccaggccagagtccagactaaacatggagaagcagcatttagctgttatgctgcaaacaaatggaacaaactgccagtggagattaaactttccccaaatgtagacatttttaaatccaggttaaaaacttttcttttctcatgcgcctatgcatgaaatctgcacggtaacttttttttttttaacttatcttgcttttaatcattttaatgtaatttattattttattgtgattatgtgttgattatgtgttgatgccttttactattctaaatatctgtaatgtctttgttttatgtaaagcactttgaattgtcctgtacatgaaatgtgctatacaaataaactgccttgccttgccttgcctttgttttagatttttgggATCTGGACCCCCCTGGGTCAGTAAAGAACTGACTTTGTGCCAAATAATTAGTTGTGAGATGTTCCACCAAGGGGCTTCAGCAATGCACTCTTCATCAAGATGCTGCTGGCATAATATACAAACTGATCAAAtactttaattaaataaaaaacaaacaaacaggctAACAAAAGCTGAACAAAAGTTTCAACAATTGATGTTCTGTCTTTGCactgtttgtatttataaatgCAACTTCTATGAGTTGCAAGACAGTGcattctgtttgtttacattttaaacaggaTCCTGACTTTCTTAAAAATGGGGACTTGCATTTCTCCGAtgagcatgtttttattttgttattgacCTACCAAGCATACATACCAAGCTGACAAAATAGGAAATAAATGTAAGGGATCAACAATTTCAATTAGtgtatttgtcttttattgCATCTCATTTTGACTCACATGCAGGTGGGAGGGAGGATGATACCAtccattataaaaaaaaaaagaagaaatagaaagaaaaaagaaacagcctTCATATGTATACTTAGCAAACATTACTTATCCACATACTTTTTGTTTGATGAGTCATagtcatctttatttttcttttaacacattGTTAATGCCACAATGGATTAAGATAcagtcaatttttttaaaataaataatacacagAAACAATCCAGCTTACACAAGTGCTTTACAGTGAGTCCCTACAATTTCAGGTGCAGCGCATAAGCAAATGTACTGCATCAGAAATGAGCCATAAAGAACTGAGGCCTCATTCAATCACACTTACTTCTATGTCCCTGTCATTGACTCCTCTTGTGGTGAGACCAACACAAGAAAAGAAGCCTTTTTTTAGAGCACTAAAATGCATCCCAGATTGACCTGTGTTGCATGCGATGATGCAGTATCACTCCACACCAGCAAAGGGCGCAACAAAACACACTCTGGGTAACACTTCCAGCCAATACCACTTCTTATTACTGAGAAGTATGTACAAAGAAAGAGGATAAATTTGTCtacttgccttttttttatcattcaagGTAACTAAAATATAGGATAATTTTTTCTCAGaataaagattaaagaaaatatgtgtttaatttaaaatagtcCAAAATGCATATGTCAGTTTGACATACAGTACATaaatttttgcatgttttatacCATCCCTAAAAAAACATAAGgaaaaactgaaactgaacacTGTTCAAGTGCTCaatgatgagtccagatttccAGTGCAAGTTGCATTATGGTACATTTGGAATTTGCCAAAAACTTGAAGTAAACAGGTGTGAGGATGAACGGCCAGGTAGATATGGGTACAACCAAGTCCTTGATGACATTAAACACAGCTCATATTAGATTGGACATTAGGGGTAGAAGAGTGGGAGTGGGTCGGCGGGGtaggggtggggggaggggatGCCAGTGAAGTTACACCGAAAACAGTTCACATTTAACAACACAGTCCTTGTCTGGGAGATGCGCAAAGAAACCAATACATATCCACCATTCCAAGACCAGCTGATATGCCAAAATCCAGGATGAATCTAAAtacacatttactgttttttttttcttttctgttgtaTATTAAGTAAAGTTTAACACTgaattacacacacacccacacacactttaACGGAATTTAGTTTTCTGTATCTAGGGTTCACATTCACAGTTGTGCTACAACATTAGTTAAGGAGGGCTTTTTTTTAAGGAGGAGTCAAGACTAGAAGGAGGTTAAAGGGCAAAGATAGAAGAGATGATGGCTGACTGGCTGAAGGGGTGGGAGGGGGGAGTGCAGACATCCACATCCACAGAGCTCCAGACACAAAGACAAACCTATagaggagggagagaaaatgAATTATGATTGTGGAATACTCCTAgtgaaaaaaaggtttaaactaaataaattaaattaggaAATGTATACTGTATGTTGCAGAGGATTTTGTTTTGGAGCTTGTGGTCTATGTGCTTACACAAATCTATAAAATCAATAGCAAAATTCATGAAGATACATTTCAAAATGTGCAATGTCTTTCTATTTAGTTCAGAAAAGGCACATAGGGTGCTCGCAAGCATGCAAATGTTTTAACCTGAATAATTAGTTACAGTTATGATGAAATGGTACATTTACCTTGGGGTTTATAGGTCAGGCAGTCTACATGAAATCCTTGATATTTAGATCATCCAGAGCATTCCTGGGTGGTGGGGGCTTTCTGGGGCTCTGGGCCATTCCAGGAGACATCTGTGGGTACATGTTTTTTAACACTCACTCTCCTTTTCAATGTATAATATTGTTTAATCATATGAAATCCACTTAGGTGTGAATAATATTACCGGAGCTCCTGGGGTCACTCCGGGTGCAGGGAATCCTGGCCTGGCCATGGGCATCATTGGTGCTCCAGTGACTGGAGCCCCGGCCTTTTGTAGACAAAAATGGAGggataaaaagaaagtaaggCAAAATGTCTGCCATCGAATGGATGTGTAAGGGTCACCTAAAGGGCTGATTGTCCATCAAGCTCCAGTAATGTCAAGACTGAACATTACTGGACAGGACCGGAGAGGTCATCTTACCATGGTGAAGCTAGGGTGAGTCCCCATAAAAGGAGCGACACCCATGGGTATGGTCTAAAGGTATGGAGGGGAGGGGATGGACAGGAGGAGTTGGGATGTTACTGTACCACATATAACACAGAGTcgatgaaacacaaacacattaaaaaggtgcaaaacacatttgtgttttgtggtAACACACAAATAATGTTGAAGACAACCACAACAACACTACAGACAAGAAACAGCACACAACAAAAACCCTTACTGTAACTATAAAGTCATATTCTTTATTAATACATGCATAAAAATTTAGAGGGCAGGGGAAGCTTGCAGCCTTCAGACTGAGTCTGCTGTTACCAAAAATGCAAGTACTGAAGGTTCTCAACTGAGAAGGGAGAACCACTTGGCTTCTCTGAACTGTCTCCATAGGGATTGAaagattatatatttatttaagagAGTAAGAAGTTGATTTGGCAATAACCTATTATTTGCCACTTCTTTACGCCAATAGAAATTCCAAATTATTGGCTACTTTCAATTGATATAGATAcatgtctttgtttgtttgtatttgctaTACAATGTAAAACATAACATCTTGTTTACTTGGATTCCTCACTGTCACATCCTCTGAGCTTAACTATTACACCTGGAACCTCTAGAGCCAGATGAAGGCAATGCTTTGAAATTGCTGCTACAGGTATGTTCAGTCTGCCATGCGGCTCCACTCCATGCTATAAGACACAGACAACATTTACCATGGGAGCACCCCAACTGGGGGGAGCTACCTGAGGGGCCGCTGGAGTTCCCATTGTGAGGTCTTAAATAAAGAGATAGAGAGACAAGTACTGCAAAATCACTGCTTTCATTAACATTGGTATTCATTTTTACTGGAAAATTAACTCAAAAGTTGAAAGAAAGGGACAAGGAAAGcatttgtttgacattttggaGCATGTTCTGCTTTCTTTTACAAAGGTGAGTAGACTGAGGCTTCAATGAAGGTATGTTCAgttctggtcctcaagggccgcgatcctgcaggttttagttgtttcctgCTTTAAAACACCTGACTTACTTggacagaacttgacaacacaCTGTTCAACAAATtcctttcattttaatcaagtgTGGCAGAGCAGGGAaccatctaaaatctgcaggacaatGGCTGTCGATGACGAGACAGCGATTAGTTTAGCTTAGCATACATATTCTTAATCTTTATTGAAAGAGTAACTGTagtatgtatttaattttctacTTGAAAATATACAACTGTCATCTCGAAATGTCAAACAATTCCTCAGACAAAATCTAAGTTACTACTTACTACTAGCCATATTAGCCATGGAGGTGTCAGCATCACCCGCCTGAGGGGTCACAGTGGGCTTCATTACATCACCTAGACCATCAAATACTACAGCAGGGAGAGGCAGAATAAAGGAAGGAAGAGGACAAGGAAGGGAGATGTTAGCATCCTACAGCGCGAGCTATCCTCACACTCTATCATAACTCAGTAGCAGCCCTCCTCACTACAGGGGATTACCATGACAACCAATAGATGTCTCCATGACAacaggaaaagagaaaagaattgGAATGTGGACTTATGTGGAGCAAAGGGATCATCACTACTAAATTGTGAAATGATCAAGTATTGTGTTTTCAGATAATGATAAGTTCTTCTTTGTGTGAAGATTTTCAAATACTGGTGTAATATTGTTGTAATAGTAATGGCAGACAATAGGAAATTTAATCTTTGCAGTATTACATAAGTATGTGGGATAAATATACACATAAATGAAACACAGACTGCCCACTTTGTGCCAGTAAAAATAGTgctaaaaatgtaaacagtgtaAAGAAAAGTATTTCAGTGTTTGTGGTCACATATTTATGGTTGCACAGAAATCGCAATGAGGATCAACAGCACTGCAGCTAGAATGAAGGTGTGTCACATGCTAAGGAAGAACTAAATAATGCCATTTCACACAGCTCTTTATAGCTATAAAACATCAATCTTTTGGTGGAGTGGACAGTGCAGCTGAGCTCACGTTGAACCACTGCAATGCAGTGCACTGTGGGAAATTAGTGTTAAAGAGCAACGAAACTCACCCAATCGAATGGCAGGAAGCAAGCAATGAGCCAGCCCAAGAGCCAGATGGAAAAAGAGAGCAGGGAAAATTGaagcagagaaagagaggatagcaaaaaaataaaaaaaaagaagaagcataTTTGCCAaggagagataaaaaaaaaaaaatgcaggttttagagATTTAAAGGAGCAAGTGACACAGAGACGATCAGAGGTTATTTAATGAATagaaagggaaggaaaagagtGTTAAGCCTTAAAGCAGTAATATTGCAGACCATAATATAATATGGAACTAGTGGTGAGAAATGAGATGACCAGGTACCCAGGTAAGCAGAGGtctgtgttgccatggtaacattTGCATAGTTGAGAATGGCagcagagaaaaatgaaggaattCCCCAACTAATGACCTGAGTGGTGGTATGCAAATGAGGGGATCCAATAATGATGTCAGCATGGCCATATATAGACACAATTTAAATCCAACAAATGCAGCAACTTTACGGACAccaaagaaataaacaacaaagtgaAACTTACACTTCATTAAAACACCACTGTAGAGATTGTAAAAGGATAATGTAAATACCATGAAATACCATGTCCAAAGTGATACAGTGATGATAACTGAAGGACAATGATAATGCGTCACACAGCAATGAGACGTATATAGTTATATACAAGGACAAATTATGAGCCTGTGAGCCTGTCAGACCAGATTAAAAGCACCCAATCCTTACCAAAAGTATATAGCAGGTGAGTAACAACTCTCATGTGCTGCTGCTCTTTGAAGAAAAGTGCTATTGATTCTGGTTTAGTTCACTATGAGCATAAAGAGAGACAGACTCCTCTTGTCTCTGACCTTCTGCTACATCTACAGTGAggtttttaaaaccatttcacTATACAAGAAACTGTAGAAAATTCTCAAATAAAGTCAGAAATGCAAGTTCCTTTAGCTATTTATAATGACTCACAATGACTGTAATACAACAAAATGTTGTTGTCATGAAGTTAATGTGTGTGCAGCTTTAACATGCTGGAGAAAACAAAGGCTACCAGGGACTATCTATAGAAATCATCTCTATGTTTTTAGCtctgattaaaaacaagatttttctgGCTAGTTATGGTCTGCTTGCAGGctgaattaaaaatgtaaatgttccACACAAACACTGCAAATTATCATATGTACAATGCTTTGATAGAAGATATTGCTACATAATCAACATCTGGGTGAGATATAAACATCCATTTAGCATTTTTCTTAATCTTTAGTAAggtctaaataaaatataaatataaaaaagtagaCCTAAAAGACACCTATTAAAATTATTCtaaattttaatatatatttccaTTTCAGTCACTGAATGGAAATATAGCAGTGAAATGATGGAAACATGTTGGCCTTCGGCAGTACACATGCAGATTTGTGTGTAAGGATTTACCTGACATCAGCTCAGCATCAGAGGCAGCAGGAGCTGCAGATGTGGCATCTCCTCCTGTGGACTCTGCAGCCGGTCAACCAAAACATGACCAAACCATTCCATGCCAGGTCATAAAAGGTTGAGCCGTTTCCATCGCAGCATAAGGGTAAAGAAGGGTAATAATCAGCCCTCGCCTTCAACACTAGTAATTCCAGACAGAATAGTTTGAGTTAGAAATGACAGCtgaaaatatgaacaaacaATCACAAGTTTTTTTCCAGCAAGTGTACATAGAAACAGCCTTTTCGATTGAAAACACATAATCACACTCTCACATATGCTTTAGAGTATCCTCAATCATTTTCAGgtacaaacattttaatttaatctctgTTCAGAAACTAGTGTAAGAATTATAAATGGagtaaacattttagaaaaaaaagtttcacttAGGCCAAAGTCATTACTTTCAGTTTACAAATAAATGGACTATTTCAACATGACCAAGCTTCATTTGAGGTCTCTGCTTGTTATACATCCCaaagaaaatgtctaaaaacattataaaaggACAAGGGTAATGTTTCTATAAGTTTAAAGCCTGTATGTATGACCATGAAGGAAAAGAGATGAGAAGGATTTGCACCTTTCTCATCttctgttattttaataaaccagaGAAACTGAGTGAGGGCAGGCAGTCATATTAGTTACCCACCACCAAACAGGCTCATGATGGCTCCTGTGTCAATTTTGGGTGGGGGTGCTGAGGAGAGGATGGGGGCAGGGGAGCTGAATACATCTGCTAGAGAAGGCAAAGGTGAAGGTGCTGTTTAGACCTCAACACACACTTGAACAAATGCACTCAAACTATGGACAGTGATTCATTATGATGCGCCATCAGTCATGGTTTTAATGCACGCAGGTCatgcaggaaaagaaaagggaggTAAGAGTCAATTAGTAAATGTTTTAGACAGCTCAATAGCTTTTAGCTGATCCACGAAAAAGCAATCCATTCTCATCTTTTCTGTTCTCTGATCAAAGCCAAGAATAAAGCTTAAAGTTGAAGACAGTTAAACAGAATAGGAAAATAAGAACGCACACAAGATGGCAGACTGGGTGCAAATGGGTACCTTCTGAAAACAAATCTGCACTGGGAGAGGGATCCACTTTGGGGAAGCTTGAGTCTGGCATGGAGTCAAAAATATCTACAAACACATGCACGCCCAATAAAAAGGATTGGTAAAATGCTCAACCTTTAAAAATGTCAGTGAGGCTCATACATGGGAAAGTTGCAAACATATGCaaacaaattcaataaaaagAGGTGTGAGTACAAGAGAGGAGATACAGGTTGCACCAGACCAAGGAGCTATATAGATGCAtgtcaataagaaaaaaaaagagtgataTGAATACCAAACCACGAGCATCTTTAACATTTACCGCTGAAAAGGTCAGTCACAGGGCTGGTGGCATCTGACGCTGAAATGGTAGCAGTGGTAGTAATGGTGCTGGATGTGGAGGGGAAGAGCGGTGAAGGGGAGGGGGAGGGCTGGGGCACCACAGAGCTAAAACAAGCATCCTGGGAACTGTTATTCTCCACTGTCATCATGCCAAAAAGATCAAGGCCTGAAGATGCAGTGTTGGCACGGCCGTCTGAAGGTGCAAAAGGGTCTTTAAGGAAGATGTGGGTTCGGGGGTTGGGAAAGAAATGTGACAAATGGAAAAGAAGTGGAATGTTAGACACTGACATCAACACAAAACAGATGACTATGATGATTTAAACACTCGCTGAAGTTTGAAGCAATTTTAGATGTCAAGATTCTTATTATCAAAGAGACGTCAAATTGGTTGCTTCCAACTATGGCAGTCAGCCTTAAAGAAGGCTGACTGCAACAACGCTAACACATTATGTTCTTTTAAAGCATTCTCTTTGCACAGCACTgttatgtatgtttaatgtaaaagaaatgcTAATGCTGCAACAGacataaaagaaggaaagaggaaTGGAAAAgcataatgaaatgaatgaTGGGAAACATGCAGAGCTTCAACACACGCCTGCTGTCAAGTAGAACAGTTATGGCTAAAAATAGCCACTTTGATGGGGGGAAAGGAAGGGAATCAGCTAAGGGCAAATAATAAACATAACTTTAAATCAACGAATCACGACAAACCTGTAAATGACAGACCATAGGTGTCTGCCCCCATGAAATAGAGTTcactatttttcttcttctctgataAGAAACTAGCCAAACCTTTCTTCATCTTTTACCATTCCAGACATTAACAACGAACAAAGATATTGCCTTGAAATGTGAACTCCTGATCAACTTAAGACCAGCAATGAATACACGCTTACACACAGATATAAGCTGTCTACATAACCTGTAGGAAACTTCTTTTAGAGGAGAATGTGTAAAAccctgaaacacaaacacactgaatcAAGGTAGCCATAGCTAAATAGAAATCCTATCTTCATGATTACATGCTTTAGTTTAATTCACAGCTAATTTGTCATAAGACAAAGGGGTGTATTTTAAGCCAAATCCTCATCTTTTCCATAAGTGGTATTGCTGGCTAATTTTGCAGTCAAAACAAACAGAGATCCAGTTCTTAAAAGCACAAACTAACTCAGTGGTTTGTTACAGTTTACACATGTATACCACTGACTTGAATACAATCACACTCACTCATTTGCACAAACAAATACACAGATTTTCAGTCACCCACCAGCTCCAGTGTTGGCAGCTGGGGTGGATGCAGCGGCAGCACCACCCtctgttgctgctgcagaggCCTCAGTAGCAGGAGCAGAAACAGGTGCTGCAAAGGTCTCTGAAGTTTACACAAACCCGGGATTGGAAATGGCAAGAAAAAGTTGAGGATAAAAAGATTGAAAGAGAGAACAAGTTAAGAAATACTAGAAGGAAAGTATCAAACGAGGATCATGTAATTGAGTAGAAAAAAGCAGCATTTGctgcattaaagggttaaaaaagcAGTAGCTTACAGCATCGTTATATGATATAGATGGCTGACAGGTGAAAAGACAAATGGAAACAGACAGGAGGCACTACAGCAAGGATTAATCTACTGCACAAAGAGCAAAATAAGCCAGCAATCTACGAGTGTTACAGCTGCCATCTGCGACTGTAGCCACGTGGTAGGGTTTGATAGAATTGCTTTTCACTGAGGTCAAAGAAAAGCATGTCCACCTATCAAACAAGATGCATGTGGAGAATGAGTGCAGCGGTATGTCAGCCAAATGGTGAGAGTGCAGAGAGTATTCCTGGaggaatatt
The sequence above is drawn from the Melanotaenia boesemani isolate fMelBoe1 chromosome 22, fMelBoe1.pri, whole genome shotgun sequence genome and encodes:
- the LOC121633973 gene encoding clathrin coat assembly protein AP180, which produces MSVSNIPLLFHLSHFFPNPRTHIFLKDPFAPSDGRANTASSGLDLFGMMTVENNSSQDACFSSVVPQPSPSPSPLFPSTSSTITTTATISASDATSPVTDLFSDIFDSMPDSSFPKVDPSPSADLFSEADVFSSPAPILSSAPPPKIDTGAIMSLFGGG